In one window of Onychomys torridus chromosome 5, mOncTor1.1, whole genome shotgun sequence DNA:
- the C5H1orf198 gene encoding uncharacterized protein C1orf198 homolog: MASMAAAIAASRSAVMSGNRPLDDRERKRFTYFSSLSPMARKIMQDKEKIREKYGPEWARLPPAQQDEIIDRCLVGPRAPRAADAGDVGDPSRFPGLRGPTGQKLVRFGDEDITWQDEHSAPFSWETRSQMEFSISSLSIQEPGTATTTSDPRPLAKAPQGTQAAKPSQSSRSSSLDALGPSRKEEEASFWKINAERSREGPEAEFQSLTPSQIKSMEKGEKVMPACYRQEPTTKDREVKAMPQEQQTLSSISTEQEAPQPVQAPASLLPKATPIKSPEKPPPPAAQQDEDDDALFSEPVLSQISSSNTLLKTGFDFLDNW; the protein is encoded by the exons ATGGCGTCGATGGCGGCGGCGATCGCGGCCTCGCGCTCGGCCGTCATGAGCGGGAACCGGCCGCTGGACGACCGGGAGCGGAAGCGCTTCACCTACTTCTCGTCGCTGAGCCCCATGGCTAGGAAGATCATGCAGGACAAGGAGAAGATCCGGGAGAAGTATGGGCCCGAGTGGGCGCGGCTGCCGCCCGCGCAGCAGGACGAAATCATCGACCGCTGTCTGGTGGGGCCTCGCGCCCCGCGGGCCGCGGACGCGGGGGACGTGGGGGACCCCTCGCGCTTCCCTGGCCTGCGCGGGCCCACGGGCCAGAAGCTGGTGCGCTTCGGCGACGAG gACATAACTTGGCAAGATGAGCACTCGGCCCCATTCTCCTGGGAAACAAGG AGTCAGATGGAGTTCAGCATCTCATCCTTATCCATCCAGGAGCCCGGCACAGCCACCACGACCAGTGATCCCAGGCCCCTGGCCAAGGCTCCTCAGGGCACACAGGCTGCCAAGCCTTCCCAAAGCAGCAGATCCTCTAGCCTAGATGCCCTGGGACCTtcgaggaaagaggaggaagcatCCTTCTGGAAGATTAATGCTGAGCGTTCTCGGGAGGGGCCTGAGGCCGAGTTCCAGTCACTGACACCCAGCCAGATCAAGTCCatggagaagggagaaaaagTCATGCCCGCTTGCTACCGCCAGGAGCCCACCACAAAAGACAGGGAGGTCAAGGCTATGCCCCAAGAACAGCAaaccctctccagcataagcacAGAGCAAGAGGCACCCCAGCCTGTGCAAGCCCCTGCCAGCTTGCTGCCCAAGGCCACCCCGATTAAGTCCCCAGAGAAGCCACCACCTCCCGCTGCCCAGCAGGATGAAGACGACGATGCTCTGTTCTCAGAGCCTGTACTTTCGCAG ATCAGCTCAAGTAACACCCTCTTGAAGACGGGCTTTGATTTTCTGGACAACTGGTAA